The nucleotide sequence GACAACAAAAGTGCGGCCGGGTCCGAGGATTCTGTTCCCGTGAAACCGATAACGAGAGATAATTGCCGCCGAAGGCGAAAGTGCGTCCGAAACCCGCCGCAATTAGTCGGCTAAATGCGAAGGGTCAAACGGTCTTGACATAACGGCGGCAAGGTACGGAAACCGGCCCCCCTGGACCGGTGACCCGATTGTCGAACTCGCCGTCGTCGACCCATCCGCACCGCTCGTAAAACCGCCGAGCCCGCGCGTTCCCCGGTGCCACCGCGAGCCAAGCGCGTGCATGCCCACCCGCGCGCACCAGCCGTTCGGCCTCCGCGAGCAGCGCCCCGGCCACCCCGCTCCCGCGATGGTCCGAAGAAACGTAGACCTGTTCCACCTCGTCGCCGACGACCATCACGAAACCCGCCACCTCGCCGCTCGCCGAAGCGACGGTCGTGTCGCCGACGCGGTCCGCGGCCCGCTCCCAGAACGATTCGCGGGTGCGGATCCGGACGAGCGAGTCGGGCACGTTGCCGAGATGGCCGTCCTGCCAGCCGTGGTACCAGATCTTCGCGACGGCGTCGGCGTCCGCGGGCGTCGCCTGGCGCAACATCAAAGAAGGAGACATGGCGCCGAGTT is from Amycolatopsis lurida and encodes:
- a CDS encoding GNAT family N-acetyltransferase, producing the protein MSPSLMLRQATPADADAVAKIWYHGWQDGHLGNVPDSLVRIRTRESFWERAADRVGDTTVASASGEVAGFVMVVGDEVEQVYVSSDHRGSGVAGALLAEAERLVRAGGHARAWLAVAPGNARARRFYERCGWVDDGEFDNRVTGPGGPVSVPCRRYVKTV